In Candidatus Delongbacteria bacterium, the DNA window CACGCTGGCGCGCACAGACGACAAGCCACGCACGAGAGTCAGCGCTCCAGCTCGGCCACGGCTTCGATCTCCACCAGCACGTCCTTGGGCAGGCGGACGACCTCCACCGCGCTGCGCGCCGGCGGCTGGTCGCCGAAGTAGGTGGCGTAGACCTTGTTGATCTTGCCGTAGTCCTGCATGTTCTTCATGAAAATGGTCACCTTCAGCACGCTGCTGAGCGAGCCGCCGGCGGCTTCGACGATGGCGCGCACGTTCTCCAGCGCCTGGTGGGCCTGGACCTCCACCGTGTCGCCCGCCACCTCGCCGGTGAGTGGATTGATGGGAATCTGGCCCGCCGTGAAGAGCAGGCGGCAGCCGCTGCGGCAGATGGTGCCCTGGCTGTAGGGTCCGATGGCGGCGGGCGCGTCGGGAGTGTTGACCGTGGATTTCATGCGGACTCCGATCTGGGTTTGCCTCGGCTGCAAAGTACCAATCCCCGCGCCGCGAAGCGCTCAGGCGGCAGCTTTTTCCGGGTCAATCGCGCACCCATCCGTCCCTGGGAGGCAGGACGGGCCCCCTCTCCTTATATTGGCTGCGCAACCGGGGTAATCGCCCCGCCGCACGGCGGGGACAGACTGACCAGAGAGTGAGGACTGCCATGGCCGAGAAGAAAGTCCGGGAGAAGGAGAAGGAAAAGGAGAAGGAACCGGACGCCGAGTTGGAGAAGGCCAACCCCCGCGAGAACGAACTGGTGGAGATCATGCAATTGATCGCCTTCCCCGAGCCCGACAAATACCTCGATTTGATCAAGCAGATCTGCAACACGCAGAAGATCGACCGGCGCCGCGTGCACAAGATCGACTGAGCCGCCAGGCGCATCTGGACAAGCAAAGGGCCGCTCACGCGGCCCTTTGTGTGGGTCAGGCTTTCTCTTCCAACAGTTCCCGCACCCACGTGCTCACCGTCTTCGCGCCGGCCTTCTTCTTCAGGCGGGCCATGGTGCGCTCGGAGAGCCGCACGTGGAGAACCGAGCTGAGTTGAGCTTCACTCCCTCGGGCGGGGGCAGGTTTGTCGGAGCCGCCGGACTTCTCGTCGCCGGCCTTGGTCTTGCCGGCCTTCTTGGCGGCGGGCTTGGCCTTGGGGGCCGCGGCCTTCTTGGCAGCGGGCTTCTTCGCGGCGACCTTCTTGGCGGCCGGCTTCGCGGCAGGCTTGGCAGCCGGCTTCGCGGCGGGCTTGGCCTTGACGGCCGTCTTCTTCGCGGCGGGCTTCGCGGCGGGCTTGGCCTTGGGGGCCGCAACCTTCTTCGCGGCGGGCTTCGCGGCGGGCTTGGCCTTGGGGGCCGCGACCTTCTTCGCGGCGGTCTTCACGGCGGGCTTGGCCTTGGGGGCCGCAACCTTCTTCGCCGCAGGCTTCGCGGCGGGCTTGGCCTTGGGAGCGGCAGCCTTCTTCGCCGCAGGCTTCGCGGCGGGCTTGGCAGCGGGCTTCGCGGCCGGCTTGGCTGCCGGCTTGGTCGCCTTGGGAGCTGCTTTCTTCGGAGCCGCAGTCTTGGATCCCGTCACCGTCTTGGCCATGGATTCCTCCTGTAAAGGTGTGATACGAGGGAAGCATCCCCTTGGTCGGGTCCATGCATCGCGGTGATACATGTTCACCCGAAACTACTCCTCTTGCGAGTCGTTGTCAAGAGGAGTATCGGTTGTATCACCCCTTTTCTTCAATCAAACAGCCTTCGTGAAGAAACGGGCGCAACACCGCGTCCGCATCCGCCTCGGGAACAGCCACTAAAAAGCGCGTTCCCTCCTCCACGGAACATTCTTCCAGCACGCGCATGGTGGAGCGCAGGCGCGCGCTCAACCCGTGCCGCGCCCAGGGCAGCAGCAGCCAGAGCCGGCGCTCGCCGGCCGCCCGGTAGGCTTCCACGCCCGCGAGCAGCTGGTCCAGACGCAGCCCCTGGGTGGCGCTCACCAGCACGGCGGGCGCGTAGAGCGCCAGCGCGCGCTGCATGCGCGCCGGGTCCTCCACCAGGTCCACCTTGTTGAAGACGTGCAGGACGGGAGTCTCCCCCGCGCCCAGCTCCTGCAACACGTCGCGCACGGCGCGGATCTGCGCCTCCATCTGCGGATGGGCCAGATCGATCACATGGAGCAGCAGGTCGGCGTCCGCCGCCTCGCGCAGCGTGGAACGGAAGGAGGCCACCAGGTGGTGGGGCAGCTTGCGGATGAAGCCCACCGTGTCGGTGAGCAGAACCTCGGTGCCGTCCTCCAGCGCCAGCCGGCGCACAGTGGCGTCCAGGGTGGCAAAGAGCCGGTTCTCTACCAGCACGTCGGCGCCGGTGAGCCGGTTGAGCAAAGTGGACTTGCCCACGTTGGTGTACCCCACCAACGCCACGCGGAACAGATCCTCGCGGCCCTTGCGGCGGGTCTCGCGCTGCCGGTCGATGCGCTCCAGCTCCTCCTCCAGCTGCCGGATGCGCGTGCGCACCAGACGGCGGTCGGTCTCCAGCTGGGTCTCGCCCGGCCCGCGCACGCCGATGCCGCCGCGCTGGCGCTCCAGGTGCGACCAGGCGCGGGTGAGACGCGGCAGCAGGTACTTCAGCTGCGCCAGTTCCACTTGCGTGCGGGACTCGCGCGTGCGGGCGCGCCGGGCAAAAATGTCCAGGATCAAGCCGCTGCGATCCACCACAGGGCGCTTGACCAGCTTCTCGAGGTTGCGGGCCTGGGCGGGCGTCAAGTCGTCGTCGGTGAGAATCAGGTCCGCCTGGAGCTCGTCGGCCACGGCGGCCAGGTGTTCGGCCTTGCCCTTGCCGATCCAGGTGGCGGTCTCGGGTCGCGCGCGCTGCTGCAACACCTGGTCCACCACGTCGGCGCCCGCCGTGTCCGCCAGCTGGATCAGCTCGTCCAGGTGCTCGAGGGTCTCCTCGCGCAGCGAGGCGTCGAGGATCAGGGCCACGGCGATGGCGCGCTCGCGCCGTTCCACGCCCGGCGTGTCCCCGGGCCGGAGCGGGCCGTCAAAACTTTGGCGCATGGGTCAGTTCCTTCCCCTGGCAAGCCAGGTTTCCACTCCCAGCAGCAGGAGCGCGGCCAGCAGCAGCCAGGGCGACAACTCCGCCGCCGCGTCCCCGCCGCCCCGCACCTCGCTCTCCCGCAACACGCGCCAGCCGCCGGCCTCGGGCCGGGTCCAGCGCGCCACGGGCGTCACCTCGTGGGTGGTCTCCCCCGCCGGCAGGCGCGCCGCCACCCACCCCGCCGGGCGACCGTCCACCTGCACCTCGTAGTGGCCGGGCTCCGCCAGCGCCGGCAGCTCCAGCCAGCCCTTGAGCGGATCCAGCCGCACGCGCCGCACCACGCCGTCGCGGACCAGCGTCCAGTCGCGGCCCCGGGCGCTGCGGGGCGGCTGCCAGCGGCCGGGCACGCCGCACTCGAGCACGGCGGGCAGGCGCTCGTCAGCGTCCAGCCAGCGCAGGCCCTGCTGCAGCAAGGGAGCCAGCAGCCCGCTGGCCGCCAGTCCGGACCACTCCGCGCCGGGCGCCGTGGCCAGCCAGAGCGTGCGGCCCGTCTCGCGCTCCAGGGTCTGGAGCACCGGACGACCGCCGGCCTCGGCCAGCGTGCGGCGCGCCAGGCCGGGCGGATCGGCAGTCTCCAACTCCAGCAGCCGGCGCACGGGCACGGCCTCGCCCGCCTCGCCCTCCTCCAGGATGGAGGCCAGGATCTCGTGTCCGCGGTCCAGCCGCTCCAGGCGCCAGGGCTGGGCGCCGGACTCGCGCAGGCCGGCCAGGCCGGGTAGGGCCAGTTCACGCAGCTGGCGATCCACCAGACGCGGATCCGCGGCCAGCGCGGGCAACAAGAGCAGGCGCACGCCGCGCGCCGCCAGTTCGCGCACCTGGCGCAGCTCCTGCGCGTCCAACGGCTGGCCCAGCGCCAGCACCAGCTGGTCCACCGCCGCGGGATCCACCCGCCGCAGCAGCTCGGATCCGCCGCGGAGCAGCTCGAGCCCGCGGCCGTAGCGTTCGTCGGGCAGGAGGGCCGCGGCCAGCACGTGCTCCAGGGCGGGATCCCCGGCCAGCAGCAGCACGCGGCGGCGTTGGGGCACGTGCAGGATGAAGGGCAGCTCGTCGTCCACGTCCACGGGGTCGCCCGTCACGCGCAGCGTGCCGCGCAGCCAGCCGGACTCCGGCAGGCGGAACTCCAGCTCCTCGCGGCCGCGCCAGCGCTCCTCGCCGTGGGCGGGCACGGGACGGCTGAGCCGGGTCTCGCCCTCCACCGCCAGCTCCAGGCCCAACCCCTCACTCGCTCCCTCGCCAGCCAACTCGACGGTCAGACTCACCGGTCGGTCCTGGCGCAAGAGGCCCGAGCGCAGCTCGAGCTTCAGCGGCGCGGCTCCCGCCGCCCGGGAGGGCAGGATACCCAGCAGGGGTGTGAGGGTGCGCGGCAGGCGACCGCCCAGCTCCGTCGGCTCCAGCCGCAGGTCGCTGAGCAGCAGCAGTTGGGGCCGGCTTGGGGCGTCGCGCTCGAGAATGCCCAGCGCTGCCTCCAGCGCCGCGTCCAGCCGGGCGGCGGACCAGGCGGGATTCCAGCGGGCCAGCCGCTGGCGGGCCGCGGCGGGCGTCAGCGGGCCGGCGCTCTGGCCAGGATCCGAGAGGGGCAGCAGCCAGACACGGTCGCGGGGCTCCAATCCCTGCAGGCGCTCGAGGGCCAGCTCGCGCCCGCTCTCCCAAACGCTGCGGCCGGCGGCGGAAGGCAGACGGCTGGAGGCGCTGTCGTCCAGGAGGAGCAGCAGGCTGAGCGGCTCGCGCGCGCCGGGCAGGAAGGCCGCGCCCGCGTCCAGCACCGGCCGCGCGAAGGCCAGGATCAAGGCCAGCAGGAAGAGCACGCGCACGAGCAGCAGCAGCCAGCGGGTGAGCCGCACGCGCTTCAGGCGCGTGTTCTCGATCTCCTTCAGGAAGCGCAGGGTGGAGAGCGCGTGCGCGCGGCGGCGGCGCAGGGTGAGCAGGTGCACCAGGACCGGCAGTCCCAGGGCGCCCAGGAAGGCCAGCAGCGCGCTGTTGAGGAAGACCATCAGTCGTACAGCCGCTGTTCGATCAGTTCCACCAGCAGGTGGCCGGCCGTGATGTGCAGCTCCTGCACGCGGCCCGAATCCTTGGCGGGCACCAGCAGCGCCAGATCGCAGAGTTCGGCCAGGGGCCCGCCGTCACCGCCCAGGAAGCCCAGCACGCCCAGGCCCAGCTCGCGCGCCCGGCGCGCCGCGGCCAGCAGATTGGGCGAGCGTCCGCTGGTGCTCAGGGCCAGCAGCAGATCGCCCGGGCGGCCCAGGGCCTCCACTTGGCGCTGGAAGATCATCTCGAAAGAGAAGTCGTTGGCGCAGGCCGTCAGCAGCGAGCTGTCGGTGGTGAGGGCCAGCCCCGCCAGCGCCGGCCGCTCCCGGGCCGCGCTCAGGCGCACCACGAACTCCGTGGCCAGGTGCTGGCTGTCCCCCGCGCTGCCGCCGTTGCCGGCGAAGAGCAGCTTGCCCCCGGCGCGCAGACAGTCCGCCCCGCGTTCGGCCATGGCCAGCAGCGTGTCCGCGCCTTCGTCCCGCAGCCAGAGCCGGAGACGGATCCCCTCCTCCAACGCGGCGTTGATCCGCTCCCTCACGGTGCGACCTCTCCCGCCAGGGCGGCCGTCAGCTGCCCGAGCGTCGTTTCCAATTCCTCCAGCGGGCAGCTCTCCAGCCGGCTGCCCACCACCACCAGATCCGCCCCCGCCCGCGCCGCGCAGGCCACATCCGCGGCCTCGCGCAGGCCGCCGCCCACCAGCAAGGGTCCGTCGAAGGCCGCGCGCACGGAGCGGATCATTTCCTCGGGCACGGGCCAGCGGGCGCCGCTGCCCGCCTCCAGATAGAGCTGGCGCAGACCCAGTGCCCGGGCCGCCAGGGCGTGGGCCACGGCGATGTCGGCCTTGAGCCGGGGCAGGGGCTGGCTGCCGCTCATGAACTGGGCGCTGGTGTGCGTGCCGGACTCCACCAGCAGGTAGCCCGTGGGCAGGCATTCCAACCCGGAGGCCGCCAGCAGGGGCGCCGAGCGCACCTGCTCGCCGATCAGGTACTGCGGATTGCGGCTGGAGATCAGGCTCAGGAACAGGATGGCGTCCGCCTCGGGCACCACCTGACCGGCGTCGCCGGGAAAGAGGATCACCTTAAGCCCACTGAGCTCTTTCAGGCGCGCCAGTTGCCGGCCCATCCCGGCCCGGCAGAGCAGGCTGGTGCCGGCCAGGAAGGCGGCCACGCCCGCACGCGGCGCCAGGCGCGCCAGGGCTTCCAGGCGCGCGGGCTCCAGCCGGTCGGGATCCACCAGCACCAGCAGGCGCGGCCGGCCCATCCCTTCGCGCAGCCAGCTCTCCACGGGCCCCAGCTCAAGCCTCATGGTCGGACTCCCCCTCGTCGGCCACCACGGGCGTCTCCAGCACGCCCACGCCCTCTAGTTCCACGCGCAGGCGGTCGCCCACGGCGATGGGACCCACGCCGGCGGGCGTGCCGGTGAGGATCACGTCCCCGGGCCGCAGCGTGCAGAAGCTGGAAAGAAAGGCCACCAGCCGGGCCGGCGAATGGAGCATCTGCGAGGTGCGGGCCTCCTGTATCAGCACGTCGTTGCGCCACGTGCGGAGCAGCAGGTCGCCGGGGTCCAGCCCGCGCAGGACCCAGGGTCCCAGCGGGCAGAAACCGTCGAAGCCCTTGGCGCGGATCCACTGCCCGTCCTTCTGCTGCAGATCGCGCGCGCTGATGTCGTTGGCGCAGGTGACGCCCAGCACGTGCTCCAGCGCCGTCTCCTCGGGAATGCGCCGCCCGCCGCGCCCGATGACCAGGGCCAGCTCACCTTCGAAGTCCACCCGGCCGATCTCCGCAGGCAGCTTGAGGGGTTGGCCGGCCCCCAGCAGGGCGCTGTCGGGCTTCATGAAGACCAGGGGCTCCGGCGCGCTCCAGCCCGGATTCAGCTCCTGGATGTGCTCGGCGTAGTTGCGGCCGATCCCGAAGATGCGGCCGCCGTCCGTGGGCGGCTGCAGGATCACCTTGTGCAGGGAGACGCCCTTGCCCATGCTGGGTTCGCCGTCCACCAGGCTCCACTCGCGGACCTGCTCGCCCTCCACCTGGCCCCAGCGCGGGGTGGGATCCTTGGGCGTGTGATAGCGGCAGATTTTCATGCTCCCTCTCCCGGCGCGCAGATCAAGCGGACCCTTGACCTCACCGGCGCCGCTTCCAGGCCTGGATCATCCCGTCGATCCCGGCCACGTTCTTGCCCCCGCCCGTGGCCAGGTTCGGTCGCCCCC includes these proteins:
- a CDS encoding Rid family detoxifying hydrolase, with product MKSTVNTPDAPAAIGPYSQGTICRSGCRLLFTAGQIPINPLTGEVAGDTVEVQAHQALENVRAIVEAAGGSLSSVLKVTIFMKNMQDYGKINKVYATYFGDQPPARSAVEVVRLPKDVLVEIEAVAELER
- the hflX gene encoding GTPase HflX → MRQSFDGPLRPGDTPGVERRERAIAVALILDASLREETLEHLDELIQLADTAGADVVDQVLQQRARPETATWIGKGKAEHLAAVADELQADLILTDDDLTPAQARNLEKLVKRPVVDRSGLILDIFARRARTRESRTQVELAQLKYLLPRLTRAWSHLERQRGGIGVRGPGETQLETDRRLVRTRIRQLEEELERIDRQRETRRKGREDLFRVALVGYTNVGKSTLLNRLTGADVLVENRLFATLDATVRRLALEDGTEVLLTDTVGFIRKLPHHLVASFRSTLREAADADLLLHVIDLAHPQMEAQIRAVRDVLQELGAGETPVLHVFNKVDLVEDPARMQRALALYAPAVLVSATQGLRLDQLLAGVEAYRAAGERRLWLLLPWARHGLSARLRSTMRVLEECSVEEGTRFLVAVPEADADAVLRPFLHEGCLIEEKG
- a CDS encoding BatA domain-containing protein, giving the protein MVFLNSALLAFLGALGLPVLVHLLTLRRRRAHALSTLRFLKEIENTRLKRVRLTRWLLLLVRVLFLLALILAFARPVLDAGAAFLPGAREPLSLLLLLDDSASSRLPSAAGRSVWESGRELALERLQGLEPRDRVWLLPLSDPGQSAGPLTPAAARQRLARWNPAWSAARLDAALEAALGILERDAPSRPQLLLLSDLRLEPTELGGRLPRTLTPLLGILPSRAAGAAPLKLELRSGLLRQDRPVSLTVELAGEGASEGLGLELAVEGETRLSRPVPAHGEERWRGREELEFRLPESGWLRGTLRVTGDPVDVDDELPFILHVPQRRRVLLLAGDPALEHVLAAALLPDERYGRGLELLRGGSELLRRVDPAAVDQLVLALGQPLDAQELRQVRELAARGVRLLLLPALAADPRLVDRQLRELALPGLAGLRESGAQPWRLERLDRGHEILASILEEGEAGEAVPVRRLLELETADPPGLARRTLAEAGGRPVLQTLERETGRTLWLATAPGAEWSGLAASGLLAPLLQQGLRWLDADERLPAVLECGVPGRWQPPRSARGRDWTLVRDGVVRRVRLDPLKGWLELPALAEPGHYEVQVDGRPAGWVAARLPAGETTHEVTPVARWTRPEAGGWRVLRESEVRGGGDAAAELSPWLLLAALLLLGVETWLARGRN
- a CDS encoding SIS domain-containing protein, whose translation is MRERINAALEEGIRLRLWLRDEGADTLLAMAERGADCLRAGGKLLFAGNGGSAGDSQHLATEFVVRLSAARERPALAGLALTTDSSLLTACANDFSFEMIFQRQVEALGRPGDLLLALSTSGRSPNLLAAARRARELGLGVLGFLGGDGGPLAELCDLALLVPAKDSGRVQELHITAGHLLVELIEQRLYD
- a CDS encoding phosphoglycerol geranylgeranyltransferase, encoding MRLELGPVESWLREGMGRPRLLVLVDPDRLEPARLEALARLAPRAGVAAFLAGTSLLCRAGMGRQLARLKELSGLKVILFPGDAGQVVPEADAILFLSLISSRNPQYLIGEQVRSAPLLAASGLECLPTGYLLVESGTHTSAQFMSGSQPLPRLKADIAVAHALAARALGLRQLYLEAGSGARWPVPEEMIRSVRAAFDGPLLVGGGLREAADVACAARAGADLVVVGSRLESCPLEELETTLGQLTAALAGEVAP
- a CDS encoding fumarylacetoacetate hydrolase family protein, coding for MKICRYHTPKDPTPRWGQVEGEQVREWSLVDGEPSMGKGVSLHKVILQPPTDGGRIFGIGRNYAEHIQELNPGWSAPEPLVFMKPDSALLGAGQPLKLPAEIGRVDFEGELALVIGRGGRRIPEETALEHVLGVTCANDISARDLQQKDGQWIRAKGFDGFCPLGPWVLRGLDPGDLLLRTWRNDVLIQEARTSQMLHSPARLVAFLSSFCTLRPGDVILTGTPAGVGPIAVGDRLRVELEGVGVLETPVVADEGESDHEA